In Jejubacter calystegiae, the following are encoded in one genomic region:
- the argP gene encoding DNA-binding transcriptional regulator ArgP, with the protein MKRPDYRTLQALDAVIRERGFERAAQKLCITQSAVSQRIKQLENMFGQPLLVRTVPPRPTEQGQKLLALLRQVELLEEEWLGDESGSTPLLLSLAVNADSLATWLLPALSEVLADSPIRLNLQVEDETRTQERLRRGEVVGAVSIQSQALPSCLVDKLGALDYLFVGSKAFAERYFPNGVTRTALLKAPAVAFDHLDDMHQAFLQQNFDLPPGSVPCHIVNSSEAFVQLARQGTTCCMIPHLQIERELESGELIDLTPGLYQRRMLYWHRFAPESRMMRKVTDALVAFGHKVLRQD; encoded by the coding sequence ATGAAACGCCCGGACTACAGAACATTACAGGCACTGGATGCAGTCATACGCGAGCGGGGTTTTGAGCGCGCCGCGCAGAAGCTGTGCATCACCCAGTCTGCGGTGTCACAGCGCATCAAGCAGCTGGAGAATATGTTCGGGCAACCGCTTCTGGTACGAACCGTTCCGCCGCGCCCTACCGAACAGGGGCAAAAGCTACTGGCGCTGCTGCGTCAGGTGGAGCTACTGGAAGAGGAGTGGCTGGGAGATGAATCCGGCTCCACGCCGCTGCTGCTTTCGCTGGCGGTGAACGCCGACAGTCTGGCGACCTGGCTGCTGCCTGCGCTTTCGGAAGTGCTGGCCGACTCCCCTATTCGTCTGAATCTTCAGGTCGAAGACGAAACCCGCACTCAGGAGCGCCTGCGCCGCGGTGAAGTGGTCGGCGCAGTCAGTATTCAATCCCAGGCGCTGCCGAGCTGCCTGGTGGATAAACTGGGCGCGCTGGACTATCTGTTCGTCGGTTCAAAGGCGTTTGCCGAACGCTATTTTCCCAACGGCGTCACCCGCACTGCGCTGCTTAAGGCGCCCGCAGTGGCTTTCGATCACCTGGACGATATGCATCAGGCCTTCCTGCAGCAAAATTTCGATCTGCCGCCGGGCAGCGTACCCTGCCATATCGTGAACTCATCAGAAGCCTTCGTTCAGCTGGCGCGTCAGGGCACCACCTGCTGTATGATTCCGCATCTTCAGATTGAGAGGGAGCTGGAAAGTGGCGAACTGATTGACCTGACCCCGGGTCTGTATCAGCGCCGGATGCTCTACTGGCACCGCTTCGCGCCGGAAAGCCGGATGATGCGTAAAGTGACCGATGCTCTGGTGGCATTCGGCCATAAGGTACTGCGCCAGGATTAA
- a CDS encoding oxidative stress defense protein → MKFKVLALAAVLGLSGVAAQANELPNGPHIVTSGTASVDAVPDIATLTIEVSVSSKEAATAKKQADDRVAQYLGFLQKNGVEKKDISSANLRTQPEYDYLKDGKSQLKGYRAVRSVEVTLRQLDKLNELLDGALKAGLNEIRSVSLGVAHPEEYKEKARKAAIDDALRQARSLAQGFDSKLGPVYSVRYHVANYRPTPMVRMMKAEAAAPVSAQETYDQQTIQFDDQVDVVFQLQPQGGAQQQQ, encoded by the coding sequence GTGAAGTTTAAAGTATTAGCATTAGCGGCTGTGTTAGGGCTGAGCGGCGTGGCCGCGCAGGCAAACGAGTTGCCGAATGGGCCGCATATCGTCACTTCTGGCACCGCCAGCGTCGATGCCGTTCCCGACATCGCCACCCTGACCATTGAGGTGAGTGTTTCATCGAAAGAGGCCGCTACCGCCAAGAAGCAGGCCGACGATCGCGTTGCCCAGTATCTGGGTTTTCTGCAGAAGAACGGCGTAGAGAAGAAAGATATCAGCTCCGCGAATCTGCGCACTCAGCCGGAATATGATTATCTGAAGGACGGCAAGTCTCAGCTTAAGGGCTATCGCGCCGTACGTTCAGTTGAAGTGACGCTGCGCCAGTTGGATAAGCTGAACGAACTGCTGGACGGCGCGCTGAAGGCCGGCCTTAATGAAATCCGCTCGGTCTCTCTGGGTGTAGCGCATCCGGAAGAGTACAAAGAAAAAGCGCGTAAGGCGGCGATCGACGATGCCTTACGTCAGGCTCGTAGTCTGGCTCAGGGCTTCGACAGCAAGCTGGGGCCGGTCTATAGCGTTCGCTACCACGTGGCTAACTATCGCCCGACGCCGATGGTGCGGATGATGAAAGCCGAAGCGGCGGCGCCGGTATCGGCGCAGGAAACCTACGATCAGCAGACCATTCAGTTTGACGATCAGGTGGATGTGGTATTCCAGTTGCAGCCGCAGGGTGGGGCGCAGCAGCAGCAGTAA
- the argO gene encoding arginine exporter ArgO, producing the protein MLSWYFQGLILGSAMILPLGPQNALVLNQGIRRQYHLMVATLCALSDLALIGAGIFGGSALLSQSPWLMALVTWGGVSFLFWYGWGAFRVAMSPDVALTSEETRKQGRVRIIISMLAATWLNPHVYLDTFVVLGSLGSQLEAEPKRWFAIGTISASFLWFFGLALMASMLAPRLRTALAQRIINGGVALVMVVIGLRLAGEGIDLLKTLAG; encoded by the coding sequence ATGTTATCCTGGTATTTTCAGGGGCTTATATTAGGTTCAGCCATGATTTTGCCATTGGGACCGCAAAATGCGCTGGTGCTGAACCAGGGCATTCGCCGCCAGTATCACCTGATGGTGGCGACGCTGTGCGCCTTAAGTGACCTGGCGCTGATTGGCGCCGGTATTTTTGGCGGCAGCGCGCTGCTGTCTCAGTCACCCTGGTTGATGGCGCTGGTGACCTGGGGCGGCGTGTCCTTTCTGTTCTGGTACGGATGGGGGGCCTTTAGGGTCGCTATGAGCCCGGATGTGGCACTGACCAGTGAGGAGACTCGCAAGCAGGGAAGAGTGCGGATTATCATCAGTATGCTGGCGGCCACCTGGCTTAATCCTCATGTCTATCTGGATACCTTTGTGGTGTTGGGAAGCCTTGGCAGCCAGCTGGAAGCAGAGCCAAAGCGCTGGTTTGCTATCGGGACTATCAGCGCCTCTTTCCTGTGGTTCTTCGGTCTGGCGCTTATGGCCAGTATGCTGGCTCCCCGGTTGCGTACCGCTTTGGCCCAGCGCATTATTAATGGCGGCGTGGCGCTGGTGATGGTCGTTATCGGCCTGCGTCTGGCAGGCGAAGGCATTGATTTGCTGAAAACGCTGGCAGGCTAA
- the mscS gene encoding small-conductance mechanosensitive channel MscS has product MEDINVIGGIENAGNWVVRNQALLIGYAVNIAAAIAIIIIGMIVARMVSNAVNKVMLSRKIDSTVADFLSALVRYGIIAFTLIAALGRVGVQTASVIAVLGAAGLAVGLALQGSLSNLAAGVLLVTFRPFRTGEFVDISGQSGTVLNVQIFSTTIRTLDGKIVVIPNGNIISGNIVNYSREPVRRNEFIIQVSYDADIDEVKRLLNELIQADDRMLKDHDIVVRLNELSASSVNFVVRAWSRSSELMPVYWDFLENVKRTFDANGISFPYPQMDVHLNQVKPAEKA; this is encoded by the coding sequence ATGGAAGACATTAACGTCATTGGCGGCATTGAAAATGCCGGTAACTGGGTCGTGCGCAATCAGGCGCTGCTAATTGGCTACGCGGTTAATATTGCCGCCGCTATCGCTATCATCATCATCGGTATGATCGTGGCCCGCATGGTGTCTAATGCGGTCAATAAAGTCATGCTGTCCCGTAAGATAGACTCCACCGTGGCGGATTTCCTTTCCGCACTGGTACGCTATGGGATTATCGCCTTTACGCTGATCGCCGCCCTGGGGCGGGTTGGGGTACAGACCGCTTCGGTGATTGCAGTACTGGGTGCTGCCGGTCTGGCCGTGGGGCTGGCGCTGCAGGGCTCGCTCTCTAACCTGGCGGCTGGCGTATTGCTGGTTACTTTCCGCCCGTTCCGCACCGGCGAATTCGTCGATATCAGCGGCCAGTCCGGCACCGTGCTGAACGTGCAGATTTTCTCTACTACCATCCGCACCCTGGATGGCAAAATAGTGGTGATTCCAAACGGCAATATTATCAGCGGCAATATCGTGAACTATTCACGCGAGCCGGTACGCCGTAACGAATTTATTATTCAGGTCTCTTACGATGCCGATATTGATGAGGTAAAACGCCTGCTCAATGAGCTTATCCAGGCTGACGATCGCATGCTGAAGGATCATGATATCGTGGTGCGTCTGAATGAACTGAGTGCCTCTTCGGTCAACTTTGTGGTGCGTGCCTGGAGTCGCAGCAGCGAACTGATGCCGGTTTACTGGGATTTCCTGGAAAACGTGAAGCGCACCTTTGATGCCAACGGCATCAGCTTCCCGTATCCGCAGATGGATGTTCATCTGAATCAGGTGAAGCCTGCGGAAAAAGCATAA
- the fbaA gene encoding class II fructose-bisphosphate aldolase: MSKIFDFVKPGVITGDDVQKVFQVAKENNFALPAVNCVGTDSINAVLETAAKVKSPVIVQFSNGGAAFIAGKGVKTDVPQGAAIMGAISGAHHVHQMAEHYGVPVILHTDHCAKKLLPWIDGLLDAGEKHFAATGKPLFSSHMIDLSEESLEENIEICSKYLQRMSKMGMTLEIELGCTGGEEDGVDNSHMDESALYTQPEDVDYAYTKLNAISPRFTIAASFGNVHGVYKPGNVKLTPTILRDSQDYVSKKHNLPHNSLNFVFHGGSGSTAAEIEESVGYGVIKMNIDTDTQWATWEGILNYYKENEAYLQGQLGNPKGADQPNKKYYDPRVWLRAGQQSMVTRLEKAFKELNAIDVL, translated from the coding sequence ATGTCAAAAATTTTTGATTTCGTAAAACCTGGCGTGATCACTGGCGATGACGTACAGAAGGTGTTCCAGGTAGCAAAAGAGAACAATTTTGCTCTGCCGGCAGTTAACTGCGTGGGTACTGACTCTATCAACGCCGTGCTGGAAACCGCTGCGAAAGTAAAATCGCCGGTTATCGTCCAGTTCTCTAACGGCGGTGCGGCTTTTATCGCGGGTAAAGGCGTTAAGACCGACGTTCCTCAGGGCGCGGCCATTATGGGCGCTATCTCTGGCGCGCATCACGTGCACCAGATGGCTGAACACTACGGCGTGCCGGTTATCCTGCACACCGACCACTGCGCCAAGAAACTGCTGCCGTGGATCGATGGCCTGCTGGACGCCGGTGAGAAGCACTTTGCCGCGACCGGTAAACCGCTGTTCTCTTCCCACATGATCGACCTGTCTGAAGAGTCTCTGGAGGAGAACATCGAGATCTGCTCTAAATATCTGCAGCGTATGTCCAAAATGGGCATGACCCTGGAGATCGAACTGGGCTGCACCGGCGGTGAAGAAGATGGCGTGGACAACAGCCATATGGACGAATCCGCGCTGTACACCCAGCCGGAAGACGTGGACTACGCGTACACCAAGCTGAACGCCATCAGCCCGCGTTTCACCATCGCCGCTTCCTTCGGTAACGTACACGGCGTTTACAAGCCGGGTAACGTTAAGCTGACTCCGACCATTCTGCGCGACTCTCAGGACTATGTTTCCAAAAAACATAACCTGCCGCACAACAGCCTGAACTTCGTGTTCCACGGTGGTTCCGGCTCTACTGCTGCTGAGATTGAAGAGTCTGTAGGCTACGGTGTTATCAAAATGAACATCGATACCGACACCCAGTGGGCAACCTGGGAAGGTATTCTGAACTACTACAAAGAAAACGAAGCCTATCTGCAGGGCCAGTTGGGTAACCCGAAAGGCGCAGATCAGCCGAACAAGAAGTACTACGATCCGCGCGTATGGCTGCGTGCCGGCCAGCAGTCCATGGTGACTCGCCTGGAAAAAGCGTTTAAAGAGCTGAACGCTATCGACGTACTCTAA
- the pgk gene encoding phosphoglycerate kinase — translation MSVIKMTDLDLAGKRVLIRADLNVPVKDGKVTSDARIRASLPTIELALKQGAKVMVTSHLGRPTEGEYNEEFSLLPVVNYLKDKLSNPVRLAKDYLDGVEIDAGELVVLENVRFNKGEKKDDEALSKKYAALCDVFVMDAFGTAHRAQASTHGVGKFADVACAGPLLAAELDALGKALKEPARPMVAIVGGSKVSTKLTVLDSLSKIADQLIVGGGIANTFVAAQGHNVGKSLYEADLVDEAKRLLGTCDIPVPTDVRVATEFSETAPATLKSVTDIKDDEQILDLGDVSAEKLAEILKNAKTILWNGPVGVFEFPNFRKGTEIVANAIADSEGFSIAGGGDTLAAIDLFGIADKISYISTGGGAFLEFVEGKVLPAVAMLEERAKQ, via the coding sequence ATGTCTGTAATTAAGATGACCGATCTGGATCTGGCTGGTAAACGCGTGCTAATCCGTGCGGATCTGAACGTGCCGGTTAAAGATGGGAAAGTGACAAGCGATGCCCGTATCCGTGCCTCCCTGCCCACCATCGAACTGGCTCTGAAGCAGGGCGCAAAAGTGATGGTCACTTCCCACCTGGGTCGTCCGACCGAAGGCGAGTACAACGAAGAATTCTCTCTGCTGCCGGTAGTTAACTACCTGAAAGACAAGCTCTCTAATCCGGTTCGTCTGGCGAAAGATTACCTGGACGGCGTTGAAATCGACGCTGGCGAACTGGTGGTGCTGGAAAACGTTCGCTTCAACAAGGGCGAAAAGAAAGACGACGAAGCCCTGTCTAAGAAATATGCCGCACTGTGCGACGTGTTCGTGATGGACGCTTTCGGTACTGCGCACCGCGCCCAGGCTTCCACCCACGGTGTGGGCAAGTTCGCCGACGTTGCCTGTGCTGGCCCGCTGCTGGCTGCCGAGCTGGACGCGCTGGGTAAAGCGCTGAAAGAGCCGGCTCGCCCGATGGTTGCCATCGTTGGCGGTTCCAAAGTTTCTACCAAACTGACCGTGCTGGACTCGCTGTCTAAAATCGCTGACCAGCTGATCGTGGGCGGCGGTATCGCTAATACCTTTGTTGCCGCACAGGGCCACAACGTGGGTAAATCCCTGTACGAAGCTGACCTGGTAGATGAAGCCAAACGCCTGCTGGGCACCTGCGATATCCCGGTTCCGACCGACGTACGTGTGGCAACCGAGTTTTCTGAAACTGCGCCTGCAACCCTGAAGTCGGTAACCGACATTAAAGATGATGAGCAGATTCTGGATCTGGGCGATGTTTCCGCTGAAAAACTGGCGGAAATCCTGAAAAACGCTAAAACCATTCTGTGGAATGGCCCGGTTGGCGTATTCGAATTCCCGAACTTCCGCAAAGGCACCGAGATTGTTGCCAACGCTATCGCTGACAGCGAAGGCTTCTCCATCGCAGGCGGCGGCGATACCCTGGCCGCCATCGATCTGTTCGGCATCGCCGATAAGATCTCCTACATCTCCACTGGCGGTGGCGCATTCCTGGAGTTCGTGGAAGGCAAAGTACTGCCGGCAGTCGCCATGCTCGAAGAGCGTGCTAAGCAGTAA
- the epd gene encoding erythrose-4-phosphate dehydrogenase: protein MTVRIAINGFGRIGRNVVRALYESGRRAEIAVVAINELADSAGMAHLLKYDTSHGRFGWDVRQERDQLWIGDDVVRLLHLREPERLPWRDLGIDVVLDCTGVYGSRADAELHLAAGAKKVLFSHPGGNDLDATVVYGVNHQALRAEDRMVSNASCTTNCIIPVIKLLEDAWGIESGTVTTIHSAMHDQQVIDAYHPDLRRTRAASQSIIPVDTRLAAGITRIFPQFCDRFEAIAVRVPTINVTAIDLSVTLRQAVTVEQVNLLLQKAAQGVFHGIVDYTELPLVSTDFNHDPHSAIVDGTQTRVSGGHLVKTLVWCDNEWGFANRMLDTTLAMAATGFR, encoded by the coding sequence ATGACCGTACGCATCGCGATTAATGGCTTTGGCCGCATCGGACGCAATGTGGTTCGCGCCCTCTACGAATCCGGGCGCCGCGCGGAGATTGCCGTGGTGGCTATCAACGAACTGGCGGATTCCGCCGGGATGGCGCATCTGCTTAAGTACGATACCAGCCACGGGCGCTTCGGTTGGGACGTTCGTCAGGAGCGTGACCAACTGTGGATTGGCGATGACGTTGTGCGCCTGCTGCATTTGCGCGAACCCGAACGGCTTCCCTGGCGCGATCTGGGTATTGATGTGGTGTTGGACTGCACCGGCGTGTACGGCAGCAGGGCCGATGCCGAATTGCATCTCGCCGCAGGTGCGAAGAAGGTGCTGTTCTCTCATCCCGGAGGGAATGACCTGGACGCTACCGTGGTTTACGGGGTGAATCATCAGGCGCTCAGGGCGGAAGATCGTATGGTGTCCAACGCCTCCTGCACCACCAATTGCATTATCCCGGTGATTAAGCTGCTGGAAGATGCCTGGGGCATTGAGTCCGGAACGGTAACCACGATTCACTCCGCGATGCACGATCAGCAGGTTATCGATGCATATCACCCGGATCTGCGGCGTACCCGGGCGGCCAGCCAGTCTATTATTCCGGTTGATACCCGGCTGGCGGCGGGCATTACCCGTATCTTTCCGCAGTTTTGCGACCGCTTTGAAGCGATAGCGGTCAGGGTGCCAACCATCAACGTAACTGCCATCGATCTGAGCGTTACGCTGCGCCAGGCGGTGACGGTTGAACAGGTTAACCTGTTGCTGCAAAAAGCGGCACAGGGGGTATTTCATGGTATAGTTGACTATACGGAATTACCGTTGGTCTCGACAGATTTTAACCACGATCCGCACAGTGCCATCGTTGATGGCACCCAGACGCGGGTCAGCGGTGGGCACCTGGTCAAAACCCTGGTCTGGTGCGACAACGAATGGGGCTTTGCTAACCGAATGCTCGACACAACGTTAGCGATGGCCGCCACTGGTTTCAGGTAA
- the tkt gene encoding transketolase — translation MSSRKELANAIRALSMDAVQKAKSGHPGAPMGMADIAEVLWRDYMNHNPTNPHWADRDRFVLSNGHGSMLIYSLLHLTGYDLPMSELQNFRQLHSKTPGHPEVGYTPGVETTTGPLGQGIANAVGMAIAEKTMAAQFNRPGHDIVDHHTYTFLGDGCMMEGISHEVCSLAGTLKLGKLVAFYDDNGISIDGEVDGWFTDDTAKRFEAYGWHVVRGVDGHDADAIKAAIEEARGVTDKPSLLMCKTIIGFGSPNKAGSHDSHGAPLGDAEVAATREALGWKYEPFVIPQDIYAQWDAKEAGLAKEHAWNEKFAAYAKAFPQEAAEFTRRMKGEMPADFAEKAQSFVEKLQAEPAKIASRKASQNAIEAFGPWLPEFLGGSADLAPSNLTLWSGSKALNEDPAGNYIHYGVREFGMTAIANGIALHGGFLPYTSTFLMFVEYARNAVRMAALMKQRHVMVYTHDSIGLGEDGPTHQPVEQLSSLRLTPNMSTWRPCDQVESAIAWKYGVERHDGPTALILSRQNLAQQERSAQQLADVARGGYVLKDCAGQPQLILIATGSEVELAVAAWDRLTAEGVQARVVSMPSTDAFDKQDAAYRESVLPKAVSARVAIEAGIADYWFKYVGLNGDIVGMTTFGESAPAEKLFEEFGFTVDNVVNKAKALL, via the coding sequence ATGTCTTCTCGTAAAGAGCTTGCCAATGCCATTCGTGCGCTCAGCATGGACGCCGTTCAGAAAGCCAAATCCGGTCACCCGGGTGCCCCTATGGGTATGGCGGATATCGCAGAAGTTCTGTGGCGCGATTACATGAATCACAATCCGACCAACCCGCACTGGGCCGATCGCGACCGCTTTGTGCTCTCGAACGGGCATGGTTCCATGCTGATCTACAGCCTGCTGCACCTCACCGGCTACGATCTGCCGATGTCCGAACTGCAGAACTTCCGTCAGCTGCATTCGAAAACGCCGGGCCACCCGGAAGTCGGTTACACGCCGGGCGTTGAAACCACCACCGGTCCGCTGGGGCAGGGGATTGCCAACGCGGTGGGTATGGCGATTGCCGAAAAAACCATGGCGGCGCAGTTTAACCGTCCGGGCCACGATATTGTCGATCATCATACCTATACCTTCCTGGGCGATGGCTGCATGATGGAAGGGATCTCCCACGAAGTGTGCTCGCTGGCGGGTACCCTGAAGCTGGGCAAACTGGTCGCTTTCTACGACGATAACGGTATCTCCATTGATGGCGAAGTGGATGGCTGGTTTACCGACGATACCGCGAAGCGCTTCGAAGCTTACGGCTGGCACGTGGTTCGTGGCGTTGATGGTCACGACGCTGACGCTATTAAAGCCGCCATTGAAGAAGCGCGTGGCGTCACTGACAAGCCTTCTCTGCTGATGTGCAAAACCATTATCGGTTTTGGCTCGCCGAACAAGGCCGGTTCTCATGACTCCCACGGTGCGCCGCTGGGCGATGCCGAAGTTGCCGCTACCCGCGAAGCGCTTGGCTGGAAGTATGAGCCGTTTGTGATTCCTCAGGATATCTACGCGCAGTGGGACGCCAAAGAGGCGGGCCTTGCGAAAGAGCATGCCTGGAATGAGAAATTTGCCGCCTATGCGAAAGCTTTCCCGCAGGAAGCCGCAGAATTTACCCGCCGTATGAAGGGCGAAATGCCGGCCGACTTTGCGGAAAAAGCGCAGTCTTTCGTCGAGAAACTGCAGGCTGAGCCGGCGAAAATCGCCAGCCGTAAAGCTTCCCAGAACGCTATCGAAGCTTTCGGTCCCTGGCTGCCTGAATTCCTGGGCGGCTCCGCCGACCTGGCGCCGTCTAACCTGACGCTGTGGTCCGGCTCTAAAGCGCTGAATGAAGATCCGGCGGGTAACTATATCCACTACGGCGTGCGTGAATTCGGTATGACCGCTATCGCCAACGGTATCGCGCTGCACGGCGGTTTCCTGCCGTACACCTCTACCTTCCTGATGTTCGTTGAATATGCCCGTAACGCGGTGCGTATGGCGGCACTGATGAAGCAGCGCCACGTGATGGTGTACACCCATGACTCTATCGGTCTGGGCGAAGATGGCCCGACTCACCAGCCGGTTGAGCAGCTCTCTTCCCTGCGTCTGACGCCGAATATGAGCACCTGGCGCCCCTGTGATCAGGTGGAATCTGCCATTGCCTGGAAATATGGCGTTGAGCGTCACGACGGTCCGACCGCGCTGATCCTCTCCCGCCAGAACCTGGCGCAGCAGGAGCGTAGCGCTCAGCAGCTGGCGGACGTTGCTCGCGGCGGTTATGTGCTGAAAGATTGCGCAGGCCAGCCGCAGCTGATTCTGATCGCCACCGGCTCTGAAGTTGAGCTGGCCGTGGCTGCCTGGGATCGCCTGACGGCGGAAGGGGTGCAGGCGCGCGTGGTTTCCATGCCGTCCACCGACGCTTTCGACAAGCAGGATGCCGCTTATCGTGAATCGGTACTGCCGAAAGCCGTTAGCGCTCGTGTGGCTATCGAAGCTGGTATCGCCGACTACTGGTTCAAGTATGTGGGTCTGAACGGCGATATCGTGGGTATGACCACCTTTGGTGAGTCTGCTCCGGCAGAGAAACTGTTCGAAGAGTTTGGCTTCACCGTGGATAACGTGGTTAACAAAGCGAAAGCGCTGCTGTAA
- a CDS encoding M48 family metallopeptidase, whose amino-acid sequence MKMRPMLLGIVAATTLLSGCQTLDSGGSGSSDSSILNLFPVSDEQVIELSDKACTEMDSKSTIAPANSEYSQRLNKIASALGSDINGVKTNYKVYQSKEVNAFAMANGCIRVYSGLMDMMNDNEVEAVVGHEMGHVALGHVKKGIQVAMGTNTLRAIAASAGGILGSLSQSELGALGGQLVNAQFSRRQESEADDYSYDLLRKRGINPSGLVTSFEKLAKMEQGRSSSMFDDHPGSEERAAHIRERMRADGLTPPAK is encoded by the coding sequence ATGAAAATGCGTCCGATGCTGTTGGGTATCGTCGCCGCAACGACACTGCTGAGTGGCTGCCAGACTCTTGATTCCGGCGGCTCGGGATCCTCTGATTCCAGTATTCTAAATCTGTTCCCGGTCAGCGATGAACAGGTCATCGAACTGAGCGACAAAGCCTGTACTGAAATGGACAGTAAATCGACTATTGCGCCAGCCAACAGCGAATACAGCCAACGCCTGAACAAAATTGCCAGCGCCCTGGGGAGCGATATTAACGGCGTGAAGACCAACTATAAGGTCTATCAGTCCAAAGAGGTCAACGCCTTCGCCATGGCCAACGGCTGTATTCGCGTCTACAGCGGGCTGATGGACATGATGAACGATAACGAGGTGGAAGCGGTTGTCGGCCACGAAATGGGCCACGTAGCGCTCGGCCATGTGAAAAAAGGAATTCAGGTCGCCATGGGCACCAATACCCTGCGAGCGATTGCCGCCTCAGCCGGGGGAATTCTGGGCAGCCTCTCCCAATCGGAACTGGGCGCGCTGGGCGGGCAGTTGGTTAACGCGCAATTCTCACGACGCCAGGAGTCCGAAGCCGACGACTACTCCTACGATCTGCTACGCAAACGAGGCATCAACCCTTCCGGGCTGGTCACCAGCTTCGAGAAACTGGCCAAAATGGAGCAGGGTCGCAGCAGCTCAATGTTTGACGATCACCCGGGCTCCGAAGAGCGTGCCGCGCACATCCGCGAACGCATGCGCGCCGACGGTCTGACGCCGCCAGCGAAATAG
- a CDS encoding MFS transporter: protein MPDNAEAGGGLMVAVIQMAITLGAGIGGFLFDAVGWWSPFAFGLLLLICSGFAAWAARKENAVLRASCRHS, encoded by the coding sequence ATGCCTGATAATGCCGAAGCGGGCGGTGGGTTAATGGTGGCGGTGATTCAGATGGCGATTACGCTGGGTGCGGGTATTGGTGGTTTCCTGTTTGACGCCGTCGGATGGTGGAGCCCGTTCGCCTTCGGTCTGCTGCTGCTAATTTGTTCGGGGTTCGCCGCATGGGCGGCCCGTAAGGAAAACGCGGTTCTACGGGCATCCTGTCGCCACTCTTAA
- the blc gene encoding outer membrane lipoprotein Blc: MKLWPVLSGVALALTLVACQSPTPPKGVKPISRFDGERYLGKWYEIARLENRFERGLEQVTATYGKRPDGGLSVLNRGYDPVQRRWKESEGKAYFTGDPTTAALKVSFFGPFYGGYNVIALDDDYRYALVSGPNRDYLWILARTPEIPEPIKQDYLSVARGLDFPVDKLVWVNQRAR; encoded by the coding sequence ATGAAGCTATGGCCTGTGTTGAGCGGCGTTGCACTGGCGTTAACGCTGGTGGCCTGTCAATCGCCAACGCCGCCGAAGGGTGTAAAACCCATTTCCCGTTTTGATGGCGAACGCTACCTGGGTAAATGGTACGAAATAGCCCGTCTGGAAAACCGTTTCGAGCGGGGGCTGGAGCAGGTGACGGCAACCTATGGTAAGCGCCCCGACGGCGGTCTCAGCGTACTAAATCGGGGTTATGATCCGGTGCAGCGACGCTGGAAGGAGAGCGAAGGTAAAGCGTACTTTACCGGCGATCCTACGACTGCGGCGCTGAAAGTCTCATTTTTTGGACCATTCTATGGCGGCTATAACGTGATTGCGCTGGATGACGACTACCGCTACGCCCTGGTCAGTGGACCGAACCGCGACTACCTGTGGATTCTGGCTCGCACGCCGGAAATTCCGGAACCAATAAAACAGGACTATCTTTCTGTTGCCCGTGGGCTGGACTTCCCGGTTGATAAGCTGGTGTGGGTTAATCAGCGGGCCAGGTAA
- the nadS gene encoding NadS family protein, which produces MDFFNDLKTSLEEAVEIKKGAQAPGRVTRYDITDVKAIREQLNISQSEMAKALGTSIDTIKSWESKRRNPTGLAAKVLATIQSDPAFFYALAAH; this is translated from the coding sequence ATGGATTTTTTTAACGACCTGAAAACGTCCCTGGAAGAGGCGGTGGAGATTAAGAAAGGGGCGCAAGCGCCCGGCCGTGTGACCCGCTATGACATTACGGATGTGAAAGCGATTCGCGAGCAGCTGAATATTTCTCAGAGCGAAATGGCGAAAGCGCTGGGCACCAGCATCGATACCATTAAAAGCTGGGAGTCGAAACGGCGTAATCCGACTGGATTAGCAGCAAAGGTGCTGGCGACCATCCAGTCGGATCCCGCGTTTTTTTATGCCCTTGCGGCGCACTGA